The DNA window CCACCGTTTGTAGTAGGCGACATGCGATTCCAGGGTGCGGGTCAGCGCACCGGCCTTGCCCTCCGGGCGCAGCGCCGCGTCGACCTCGAAGAAGGCCAGCGATCCCACCCGCATCATCTCGCCCGCGATGCGTGCGGCCACCCCGTCGGCCGGTTCGCTGACGAAGATGATGTCCACGTCGCTGACGTAATTGAGTTCGCGCGCACCGCATTTGCCCATCGCGATCACCGCGAGGCGGACCGGTATCGGCTTGTCGCCGCAGACCTCACGGTAGGCCACCGCCAGCGCGGCGGTCAGTGCCGCGTCGGCCATGTCCGCGAGGTACGCGCCGACCTCCGGGAACCACATCACCGGCTCGTCCTCGACGGTGGAGGCCACGTCGTGCGCCGCGAGACGCAGCATCAGGTTGCGGTAGGCCAGCCGCAGCGCCACCACGGCCTTCGGTCCGGTGAGACCCGCCCGATGAATCCGGTTGCCCTTCTCGAGTTCGCCGGGTTCGGCGATGGCGTCGACCGATTCCAGCATCAGGCGGTCGATCTCATCGCGGTCCGGCAGTTCGTCGTCGAGCAGTAGACGCCAGCTCGCCGGCTCGGCCACGAGATGGTCGGCGAGCGCATCCGAGGACCCGATCACCGCGAACAGCCGGCCCCGAAAACCCTTGTCGGCCCGGATCGCCGCGTCGATCTCCGACCATTCCTCGGCGCCCACCTCGGCATACAGGCGGGTCAGTGTGCGTAGCGCGAGGTCCGCGTCGGGTGAACGCGACAACGACCACAGCACGTCGATCGCGGCCTTGTCGTTCCAGCCCAGCCGGGCGAGGTCGTCGGCGGCCGACTTCTCCAGCAGACCGAGGCGCCCGGGACTGGGCAGCGCACTGCGCCCGGCCGGCCGGCCGGGCGCCGGCCCTGAAACGTTCGTCACACCCCAAACCGTAGCGAGCCGGGACCGAACCGGTAACGGCGGTACCCAGGTGAGCGACGCCTCAGAGCGGCAGGTAGCTCTTCAACTCGAACGGGGTGACGAGGCTGCGGTAGTTGGTCCACTCCGACCATTTGTTGCGCAGGAAGTAGTCGAAGACGTGCTCGCCGAGCGCCTCGGCAACCAGCTCCGACTTCTCCATCTGGTGCAACGCCTCGGCCAGACTGCCGGGAAGCTCCTGGTAACCCATCGCGCGACGCTCGGCCGGGGTCAGCGCCCACACGTCGTCCTCGGCCTCATCGGGCAGCTCGTACCCCTCGGTGATGCCCTTCAGGCCGGCGGCGAGGAGCACCGCGAAGGTCAGGTAGGGGTTGCACGCCGAATCCGGACTGCGGACCTCGACGCGACGCGACGACGCCTTGTTGGGCGTGTACAGCGGCAGCCGGATCAACGCCGAACGGTTGGCTCCACCCCAGGTGGCCGCGGTCGGGGCCTCACCACCGTGGATGAGTCGCTTGTAGCTGTTGACCCACTGGTTGGTGACCGCGCTGATCTCCGCGGCGTGATGCAGGATGCCGGCGATGAACTTCTTGCCGGTGTCCGACAGTTGCATCGGGTCGTCGGGATTGTGGAAGGCGTTGATGTCGCCTTCGAACAGACTCATGTGGGTGTGCATGGCCGAGCCGGGGTGCTCGGAGAACGGCTTGGGCATGAACGTCGCCCACGTACCCTCCCCGATGGCGACCTCTTTGATCACGTACCGGAAGGTCATCACGTTGTCGGCCATCGACAGCGCATCGGCGTAGCGCAGGTCGATCTCCTGCTGGCCGGGCGCGCCCTCGTGATGGGAGAACTCGACGGAGATCCCCATCGACTCGAGCGCCTCGATGGCGTGCCGGCGGAAGTTGGGGGCCGAATCGTGCACGGCCTGGTCGAAGTAGCCGCCGGAATCCGCGGGCACCGGCACACTGCCGTCCAGCGGCGCCTCCTTGAGGAGGAAGAACTCGATCTCGGGGTGCACGTAGCAGCTGAAGCCCTGGTCGGCGGCCTTGTTGAGCTGCCTGCGCAACACGTGCCGGGAATCGGCCCAGCTCGGCGTACCGTCGGGCATCGCGATGTCGCAGAACATCCGGGCCGAGTGGTGACGTCCGGCCGAGGTGGTCCACGGCAGGATCTGGAACGTGGAGGGATCGGGCTTGGCAACCGTGTCGGCCTCCGACACCCGGGAGAGTCCTTCGATCGCCGAACCGTCGAATCCGATGCCCTCGGCGAATGCGCCTTCGAGTTCGGCCGGGGCGATCGCCACCGACTTGAGATAACCGAGGACGTCGGTGAACCATAGGCGGACGAATCGGATGTCGCGCTCTTCGAGGGTCCGCAGCACGAATTCCTTTTGGCGATCCATGATCGCCGACATTAGAAGTAGCCTGTTAAATCCGTGTTACATGCACAATTCGAACTCGATGTCCTGCGGTTTTCGCTGCCCCATCCCATCATCCGGGACGTGGATACGCAATGGTGAGAAGGCCCCGATAACCGGGGGGCCACTGTGACCAATGCCATAGCGACGGCGGGGTTCGACGGCGCTCGGCGGTGAGAGAATCGAGGCTGTCCGTATCAACCCGGGTACCTGCATCAGGACTCGAGGCAGAAAAGAGACAACGATGTCCGAAACTTCGGTCTACGGCGCTGCGCGTCCAGCAGATTCCGCCACCGATTCCCCCGCACGCCCGCGACGCAAGACCCGCGTGCATCATCTCGCCCAGATGAAGTCCGAGGGCGAGAAGTGGTCGATGCTCACCGCCTACGACTACTCCAGCGCCGCCATCTTCGACGAGGCACAGATCCCCGTCCTGCTCGTCGGTGACTCCGCAGCCAACGTGGTGCTCGGATACGACACCACCATCCCGGTCTCGCTCGACGAGATGATCCCGCTGATCCGCGCCGTGGTCCGCGGCGCCCCGCACGCCCTCGTCGTCGCCGACCTGCCGTTCGGCACCTATGAGGCCGGCCCGCAGCAGGCTCTCGAGTCGGCCGTCCGCATCTTCAAGGAGACCGGCGCCCACGCCGTGAAACTCGAAGGCGGAGAACGGGTCGCAGCCCAGATCGCCGCCCTGAGCGCCGCCGGTATCCCGGTGATGGCCCACATCGGTTTCACCCCGCAGAGCGTCAACGGCCTCGGCGGTTTCCGCATACAGGGTCGCGGTGATGCCGGTGATCAGCTCATCGCCGACGCGATCGCCGTCCAGGAGGCCGGCGCCTTCTCGGTGGTCATGGAGATGGTCCCGGCCGACCTCGCCGGTCAGATCACCCGCAAGCTCACCATCCCGACGATCGGCATCGGCGCCGGCAACGAGACCGACGCCCAGGTGCTCGTCTGGCAGGACATGGCCGGAATGACCCACGGCAAAACCGCGAAGTTCGTCAAGCGCTTCGCCGATGTCGGCACCGAATTGCGCAATGCCGCAGCACAATACGCCGACGAGGTACGCCGGGGCGTCTTCCCCGCGCCCGAACACAGCTACTGACGCTCCTCGACCACCCGTCGCGCATGGGCCCTAGGCTTGGGCCCATGCGCGATTTCTATCCTCCGATCGAGCCCTACGCCTCCGGCCACCTCGACGTCGGCGACGGCCAGCAGATCTACTGGGAGACCTCGGGAAATCCCGACGGCAAACCGGCGGTCTTCGTCCACGGTGGTCCCGGCGGCGGGACCTCGCCGGACCAGCGACGCTTCTTCGATCCCGCGCGCTACCGCATCGTGTTGTTCGACCAGCGCAACTGCGGACGGTCCCGGCCCCACGTCGCCGACGGTGCCGATCTGTCGACCAACACCACCGGCCACCTCGTCGCCGACATGGAGGCCCTGCGCACCCATCTCGGCATCGACCGGTGGCAGGTCTTCGGCGGATCATGGGGATCGACGCTCGGCCTCACCTACGCCCAGACCCACCCCGACCGGGTGACCGAACTGGTCCTGCGCGGGATCTTCCTGCTGCGCCGCAGCGAGATCGACTGGTACTACAACGGTGGGGCCGCCCACATCTTCCCCGACCTGTGGGAATCCTACCTGGCACCGATCCCGCACAACGAGCGCGACGGTGACCTCGTCGCCGCCTATCACCGGCTGCTCACCGCCACCGACACCGACACCGCCTACGCGGCCGCCCGGGCATGGACCGGCTGGGAGAAATCCACCAGCCACCTACTGCCCCGGCCTGAATCGGTCGACGACGATGGCGACGGCCCCCGATTCGATCTCGCCTTCGCGTCCATCGAGAACCACTACTTCGTCAACCACGGCTTCCTCGACGACGGTCAGCTGTTGCGCGACATCGGACGCATCGCGCACATCCCGGGCGTCATCGTGCAGGGCCGCTACGACGTGGTGTGCCCAGTCCGCAGCGCCTGGGATCTGCACCGGGCATGGCCGGACGCCGAACTCCACATCGTCGACGACGCGGGGCACGCATCCTTCGAACCCGGCATCAAACACCACCTGATCGAGGCGACCGACCGGTTTGCCCGATAGCGGCCGCGACGTAGGGCGTGTCTCTCAGTTCCACTGCGAGGGATTGGCGGAATCGATTGTGCCCTGGCAAGGCGGAGGAGAGAGCGATAGCAGCGCTATCGTGATTCGACGACAACGCAGCCAGGGTGCAATCGAGCCGCCAAGACCCGCAAAGGGAATTGGGAGACACGCCCTAATACACTGGCGGCACTGACGTCGTCGACAGGAGGACACGTGGCCGCATCCGAACAGATCGAGGTCGAGCTCAAGTTCGACGTGGATGCCGGCCATGCCGCCCCGGATCTCCGCGCCCTGCCGGGTGTGGTCTCGGCCACCGATCCGGAGACGTTTGCTTTGGACGCAACGTATTTCGACACCGAAGCGCTGGATCTGGCGGGCAACGCCATCACCATGCGTCGGCGTACCGGCGGTCCCGACGCCGGCTGGCACCTCAAACGTCCGACGACGGTGCGTGGCGCCCGCCGCGAGACCCGGCTCACCTTCGACGACGCACCCGCAGACGGCGACATCCCGGCCGATCTGCTCACCCCGGTACTGGCGCTCACCCGCTCCCGGCCGTTGGCGCCGGTGGCCGTGATCTCCACCTCACGCACGGTGACCGTCCTCATCGGCGCCGACGGCGTCCGCCTCGCCGAGGTCGCCGAGGACCTGGTGACCGCGCAGTCGCTTTTGCCCGGCGGACACCATCAGCAGTGGGCGGAATGGGAATTCGAGCTCATCGAGGGTGACGCCCGCCTTCTGAAGGCGGCCGCCAAGGTACTGCGGTCGGCCGGCGGGCGCGAACCGTCGAGCGCCTCCAAACTCGCCCGCGCCATCGGATCGACGCCGACGGTACACAAGCCGCGACTCTCCAAGAGGCCCACCGCACTCGAACTCGTCATCACCGACGTCGCACTGCACCGCAACGCGCTCATCGCCTACGACCCGCTCGTCCGGATCGACGCCGAAGACGCCGTCCACCAGATGCGGGTGTCCACTCGTCGCCTGCGCAGCGTCCTCTCCGGTTTTCCGACGGTCCTGGACTCGGTTCGCACCGAGCACCTCAACGCCGAGTTGAAGTTGCTGGCCCAGATCCTCGGCGACGCACGCGATTCCGAGGTCCAGCTGGCCCTCGACGAGGCCCTGCTACGGGACGAACCGGCCTCGGCCGCACTCATCGCCGAGTTGGCGGGGACCCAGACCGCCGCGCACGATCGGGCGCTTCGCCATGCGCATTCGGCGATGTCGTCGAACCGCTATTTCACGCTGCTCGACGCGATCGACGAACTCATCGCGGCGCCCCCGCCCGGCCCCGACGCCGAGATCCCGGCCACCGAAGCCGTCGACAAGGCGATCGCGAAGAGCCGCAAGCACATCGAGAAGGCACAGAAGCGTCTGGCCGAGCTACCGGAGGGCTCCGACGACTGGGAGGAGCAGCTGCACACCATCCGCAAGCGGGCCAAGCGGCTGCGGTACAGCATCGACGCCGCCGAACCACTCGGACGGAAGAAGGACAAGAAGATCGGCGCCGCCGCCAAAGCGATCCAATCGGCGCTCGGTGACTTCAACGACGCCCGTATCAACCGGACCCGCTTGGCCGAGCTGGCTGCCAGTGGCCGGCTCTCGGGGGAGGACATGTTCGTCCTGGGCCGCATCGACGCCCGGCTCGAGGCCGACACCGAAACGGCCATCGCCGACTACCGCAAGGCCGCCAAGAAGCTCTGAGTACCCACCCCACCGCCGGCCCCGACTGCCGGCGCAACCAGCAGTGGGGCGAAGCTCAACCAACGCGTGGGGCCGGCGCGAAACTCACCTTCCGTTCGACGGGATCTGCCGCGGTCAGGGTGACCGGCAGCCGGGTCCCCTGCTCGAGTGTGCCGTCGCACGATGCGAGGACCGCCGGTTCCTCGATGAAGATCTGGGCCGGTCGTTTGCCGTCGGCCTGCGCCAGCACCACCGCGTCGAAGCGCTCGCCCACCCGATCTTCGAGGACCACCGCCTCGGTGAGGTCGATGCTCTCGCGATCGGCCGACGCCCCGAGCGAGTCGGCGGCGCGCAGGATCTTCGGCAATGTGGGCAGCGCCCGGATCACCCAGTCGGGCACCGGTTGTCCGGCGGTGACCGCCAAACAGACCTCGGTGGCGAAGCGATCCCCGAGTCGACGCAGCGGCGCGGTGACGTGGG is part of the Gordonia bronchialis DSM 43247 genome and encodes:
- a CDS encoding CYTH and CHAD domain-containing protein, which encodes MAASEQIEVELKFDVDAGHAAPDLRALPGVVSATDPETFALDATYFDTEALDLAGNAITMRRRTGGPDAGWHLKRPTTVRGARRETRLTFDDAPADGDIPADLLTPVLALTRSRPLAPVAVISTSRTVTVLIGADGVRLAEVAEDLVTAQSLLPGGHHQQWAEWEFELIEGDARLLKAAAKVLRSAGGREPSSASKLARAIGSTPTVHKPRLSKRPTALELVITDVALHRNALIAYDPLVRIDAEDAVHQMRVSTRRLRSVLSGFPTVLDSVRTEHLNAELKLLAQILGDARDSEVQLALDEALLRDEPASAALIAELAGTQTAAHDRALRHAHSAMSSNRYFTLLDAIDELIAAPPPGPDAEIPATEAVDKAIAKSRKHIEKAQKRLAELPEGSDDWEEQLHTIRKRAKRLRYSIDAAEPLGRKKDKKIGAAAKAIQSALGDFNDARINRTRLAELAASGRLSGEDMFVLGRIDARLEADTETAIADYRKAAKKL
- the pip gene encoding prolyl aminopeptidase — protein: MRDFYPPIEPYASGHLDVGDGQQIYWETSGNPDGKPAVFVHGGPGGGTSPDQRRFFDPARYRIVLFDQRNCGRSRPHVADGADLSTNTTGHLVADMEALRTHLGIDRWQVFGGSWGSTLGLTYAQTHPDRVTELVLRGIFLLRRSEIDWYYNGGAAHIFPDLWESYLAPIPHNERDGDLVAAYHRLLTATDTDTAYAAARAWTGWEKSTSHLLPRPESVDDDGDGPRFDLAFASIENHYFVNHGFLDDGQLLRDIGRIAHIPGVIVQGRYDVVCPVRSAWDLHRAWPDAELHIVDDAGHASFEPGIKHHLIEATDRFAR
- the glnA gene encoding type I glutamate--ammonia ligase, whose product is MDRQKEFVLRTLEERDIRFVRLWFTDVLGYLKSVAIAPAELEGAFAEGIGFDGSAIEGLSRVSEADTVAKPDPSTFQILPWTTSAGRHHSARMFCDIAMPDGTPSWADSRHVLRRQLNKAADQGFSCYVHPEIEFFLLKEAPLDGSVPVPADSGGYFDQAVHDSAPNFRRHAIEALESMGISVEFSHHEGAPGQQEIDLRYADALSMADNVMTFRYVIKEVAIGEGTWATFMPKPFSEHPGSAMHTHMSLFEGDINAFHNPDDPMQLSDTGKKFIAGILHHAAEISAVTNQWVNSYKRLIHGGEAPTAATWGGANRSALIRLPLYTPNKASSRRVEVRSPDSACNPYLTFAVLLAAGLKGITEGYELPDEAEDDVWALTPAERRAMGYQELPGSLAEALHQMEKSELVAEALGEHVFDYFLRNKWSEWTNYRSLVTPFELKSYLPL
- the panB gene encoding 3-methyl-2-oxobutanoate hydroxymethyltransferase — protein: MSETSVYGAARPADSATDSPARPRRKTRVHHLAQMKSEGEKWSMLTAYDYSSAAIFDEAQIPVLLVGDSAANVVLGYDTTIPVSLDEMIPLIRAVVRGAPHALVVADLPFGTYEAGPQQALESAVRIFKETGAHAVKLEGGERVAAQIAALSAAGIPVMAHIGFTPQSVNGLGGFRIQGRGDAGDQLIADAIAVQEAGAFSVVMEMVPADLAGQITRKLTIPTIGIGAGNETDAQVLVWQDMAGMTHGKTAKFVKRFADVGTELRNAAAQYADEVRRGVFPAPEHSY